From Desulfuribacillus stibiiarsenatis, a single genomic window includes:
- a CDS encoding rhodanese-like domain-containing protein, with amino-acid sequence MIQRKKHSLYVVLATILALSLIIGGCSSTTNSTQTPKTESQSAQSQSTGPQSQLNQSVESSPNTATVKQNSEEKPKEIVLQYIKPENVKSAIEKGDKMFLVDIQPEDEYSKHHIKGTIETNAFPVKTNDDKQKLAKVLPDVLASNDPVYIVCPRGKSGAENTFNFLAEQGVANDRLFIIEGGQAAWPYDELLEK; translated from the coding sequence ATGATACAAAGAAAGAAACATAGCTTGTATGTAGTACTTGCTACCATCCTAGCATTAAGCCTAATCATCGGTGGTTGTTCATCAACTACTAATTCTACCCAAACTCCGAAAACAGAAAGTCAGTCAGCTCAATCCCAAAGCACAGGCCCTCAATCACAGCTAAATCAATCAGTAGAATCTTCTCCTAACACTGCTACTGTTAAACAAAATTCTGAAGAAAAGCCGAAGGAAATTGTACTGCAATACATTAAACCTGAGAACGTCAAGTCAGCGATTGAAAAAGGCGACAAAATGTTTCTTGTCGATATTCAACCTGAAGACGAGTATAGTAAGCATCATATCAAAGGGACAATCGAAACAAATGCCTTCCCGGTGAAAACAAATGACGATAAACAAAAACTTGCAAAAGTCTTACCAGATGTATTAGCTTCCAACGACCCCGTTTATATCGTTTGTCCTCGTGGTAAAAGCGGTGCTGAGAACACATTTAATTTCTTAGCTGAACAGGGTGTTGCTAATGATCGCTTGTTCATAATCGAAGGTGGTCAGGCTGCTTGGCCTTATGACGAATTACTTGAGAAGTAA
- a CDS encoding ABC transporter substrate-binding protein translates to MNARQQTIRILVVMLGLLVILLLAACNNPFKAKTANPDKPLEVPGSLSDASWDEIVADAQGKTVNIYMWGGSDAINRYIDDYMAPMVKQQYDVTLKRTPMNAPDFINKLQVEKQANKQEGVIDIIWINGENFLTAKQADILYGPFTNQLPNFNDYVDQNDPSILYDFGLATEGYEAPWGKVQFTFAYDSAKVANPPKTFEELLAWTKENPGRFTYPAVQDFTGSAFIRHVLYNETGGYEQYLKEDSTLGDTSKVWEYLNALKPNLWRNGTTYPENLAKLDQLFASGEVWITMGYNEARASNMITDGIFPETTRSFVMESGTIGNTHFLAIPFNAPQKAGALAVINALLSPEAQIAKYNPKQWGEGMAIDVNRLNDVDKQQIAAIDPGVATLPMDVLSKYRLPEISAKHVEQLNEEWLTNVAGR, encoded by the coding sequence ATGAACGCGCGACAACAAACGATACGAATATTAGTAGTGATGTTAGGATTACTGGTAATCCTTCTACTTGCGGCCTGTAACAATCCATTTAAGGCGAAAACAGCAAATCCAGATAAACCTTTAGAAGTCCCGGGATCTCTATCAGATGCAAGCTGGGATGAAATTGTAGCAGATGCACAAGGGAAAACGGTTAATATCTATATGTGGGGTGGAAGTGACGCAATCAATCGTTATATTGATGACTATATGGCCCCAATGGTGAAACAACAATATGACGTAACGCTAAAGCGTACGCCAATGAACGCCCCTGACTTTATTAATAAGCTTCAAGTAGAGAAACAGGCGAATAAACAAGAAGGTGTTATCGATATCATATGGATTAACGGGGAGAATTTCCTAACGGCTAAGCAAGCAGATATCTTGTACGGGCCATTCACGAATCAATTACCGAATTTCAATGATTATGTCGATCAGAACGATCCAAGTATATTATACGACTTCGGCCTTGCTACAGAAGGGTACGAGGCTCCGTGGGGGAAAGTGCAATTTACCTTTGCGTATGATTCTGCGAAAGTAGCGAATCCGCCAAAGACTTTTGAGGAACTATTAGCTTGGACGAAGGAAAATCCAGGTCGTTTCACATACCCTGCTGTACAAGACTTTACGGGTAGTGCGTTTATTCGTCATGTTTTATATAATGAGACTGGCGGGTATGAGCAATATTTGAAAGAAGACAGCACCTTAGGTGATACGAGTAAGGTGTGGGAATATTTGAATGCGTTAAAGCCTAATTTATGGAGAAATGGAACCACTTATCCAGAAAACCTTGCAAAACTAGACCAACTTTTTGCATCTGGTGAAGTTTGGATTACAATGGGATATAATGAGGCGCGTGCTTCAAATATGATTACCGATGGAATTTTCCCAGAAACGACACGTTCTTTCGTCATGGAAAGTGGAACGATTGGCAATACCCACTTCTTAGCAATTCCGTTTAATGCACCACAAAAAGCTGGAGCTTTAGCGGTGATTAATGCATTGTTATCGCCTGAGGCGCAAATTGCTAAATATAATCCAAAGCAGTGGGGTGAAGGAATGGCGATTGATGTGAATCGACTCAATGATGTCGATAAGCAACAAATTGCAGCAATTGATCCAGGAGTTGCAACACTTCCAATGGATGTATTGTCGAAATATCGTTTACCAGAAATTTCTGCAAAGCACGTAGAACAACTAAATGAGGAATGGCTTACAAATGTGGCGGGTCGCTAA
- a CDS encoding TVP38/TMEM64 family protein yields the protein MEKKNQWVKIGILLVIIAMIAIVPSFRETAFNIVEKNNFVAMKEYIQSFGIWGPIISMLMMTINTMIIPLPTFIITVANSLIYGWEWGIILSWSGAMLGAALNFALAKIYGRPLVEKMVGKKSLEIADGFFEKYGKHTIMITRLLPILSFGIVSYAAGLTKIRFSTYWWATGVGQAPATIVYSYIAYSIGDEILKGDAIISVPVLFWAVIAVLTLMVFAWAAKGFLMDKKPQKAQ from the coding sequence ATGGAAAAGAAGAACCAATGGGTTAAAATAGGTATATTACTTGTAATTATCGCAATGATAGCAATTGTTCCTTCTTTTAGAGAAACAGCTTTTAATATTGTTGAGAAAAACAACTTTGTAGCAATGAAGGAATACATTCAGTCCTTTGGAATATGGGGACCGATTATATCGATGTTAATGATGACTATCAACACCATGATCATTCCATTACCAACATTTATTATAACAGTTGCGAATTCGTTGATTTATGGCTGGGAGTGGGGCATTATTCTATCGTGGAGTGGTGCGATGTTAGGGGCGGCTCTTAACTTTGCACTTGCAAAAATCTATGGTAGACCACTAGTAGAGAAAATGGTTGGGAAGAAGAGTTTAGAGATTGCTGACGGATTCTTCGAAAAGTATGGGAAACATACGATTATGATCACACGCTTATTACCGATTCTATCTTTCGGTATTGTAAGTTATGCAGCAGGCCTTACGAAAATCCGCTTTAGCACCTACTGGTGGGCGACGGGTGTTGGGCAAGCACCGGCAACAATCGTGTACTCGTATATTGCGTATTCCATTGGTGACGAAATTCTTAAGGGCGATGCAATAATCTCAGTCCCTGTACTTTTCTGGGCTGTTATCGCTGTCTTAACACTTATGGTTTTTGCATGGGCGGCGAAAGGGTTCTTAATGGACAAAAAACCTCAAAAAGCTCAATAA
- the yedF gene encoding sulfurtransferase-like selenium metabolism protein YedF has protein sequence MAKKYAVLVSGKALGKGEDELGVKLMSNYLIALSEGEELPSHVFLINSGVLLAQSGEKTVVSLQALAEKGVKILACGTCLDYYQIKDQLAVGEVSNIYTLRDIIAQTDNLVSIG, from the coding sequence ATGGCAAAAAAATATGCAGTTCTAGTAAGTGGGAAAGCGTTAGGAAAAGGGGAAGACGAGCTAGGTGTTAAGCTTATGTCAAATTATCTGATTGCTTTATCTGAAGGGGAAGAACTACCGTCTCATGTTTTCTTAATCAATTCAGGCGTGCTACTTGCACAATCAGGAGAGAAGACTGTTGTGTCTCTTCAAGCACTTGCAGAAAAAGGTGTGAAGATTCTCGCTTGCGGGACATGCTTGGATTATTACCAAATCAAAGATCAACTTGCAGTTGGTGAAGTGAGTAACATTTATACATTGCGTGATATCATTGCACAAACTGACAATTTAGTGTCGATTGGATAG
- a CDS encoding ABC transporter permease: MGTGKGNTVWRLFILLIIAVPFYPLIIWSVASGWQWPKLVPNEVQWRAWQYVFSSGDVWQSIGLTMWIAVVVLVINLLLAIPSGRALAFYDFKGKGFVELILIMPIMIPPYAIMMGLQLLFLRAGITDQMIGVIIAHIFPTLPYMVRALTISYSAAGREWEEVASVLGASKRQTFTAVTIPYLLPGIIAGSFLVVIISISQYIITMIIGGGQVVTLPLLLVPFILGDNPVIAAAYNSLFAFLAIGIMILMEVFLKLYYRNRQEFAVK, encoded by the coding sequence ATGGGAACAGGAAAAGGAAATACTGTGTGGCGTCTGTTCATTCTATTGATCATAGCAGTTCCTTTTTACCCGCTCATTATATGGTCTGTTGCGAGTGGTTGGCAGTGGCCAAAACTTGTTCCAAACGAAGTGCAGTGGCGTGCTTGGCAGTATGTATTTTCAAGTGGTGATGTTTGGCAATCGATAGGACTGACGATGTGGATTGCGGTGGTAGTACTTGTGATTAACCTACTACTAGCGATTCCCAGTGGACGCGCCTTAGCATTCTACGACTTCAAAGGTAAGGGATTTGTCGAATTGATTCTCATCATGCCGATTATGATTCCACCCTATGCGATTATGATGGGACTACAATTATTATTTCTACGTGCCGGCATCACGGATCAAATGATTGGAGTAATTATTGCTCATATCTTTCCGACATTGCCGTACATGGTCCGTGCTTTAACAATCAGTTATAGCGCTGCTGGAAGAGAGTGGGAAGAGGTAGCAAGTGTTCTTGGGGCTAGCAAAAGACAAACCTTTACGGCTGTTACGATTCCGTATCTCTTACCAGGTATCATTGCTGGTAGTTTTCTTGTAGTGATTATTTCCATCAGTCAATATATTATTACGATGATTATCGGCGGTGGGCAAGTCGTAACACTACCATTATTACTTGTGCCATTTATTCTCGGAGATAATCCTGTGATTGCAGCGGCATACAATAGCCTGTTTGCTTTTCTTGCTATTGGAATTATGATATTAATGGAAGTGTTCTTAAAGCTTTATTATCGAAATCGACAAGAATTTGCGGTGAAATAA
- a CDS encoding acyl-CoA dehydratase activase has protein sequence MDSTIMYTLGIDVGSVSTKAVLFDGTSYQYLIMTTGFSPKSIGQEARDLLLNKAGISLNQVAKTIGTGYGRIHMPYADKTTNELTCHGKGVHFLYPDAGAVIDIGGQDSKVILLDERGRVRDFLLNDKCAAGTGRFLQVTSQALGIDLDEIDYVTEGQQPVEIGSMCAVFAETEVLNLIVHGHAPGAVLAGVLKSIAVRMTAMAAKLYSGNEIVFTGGLANSFMLRKMFANQSGWTVYVPKQPQIMGALGAAVIGYEMI, from the coding sequence TTGGATAGTACCATTATGTACACCTTAGGAATAGACGTAGGCTCCGTCTCGACTAAAGCCGTTCTTTTTGATGGGACATCGTATCAATATTTGATTATGACAACGGGTTTCTCGCCCAAGTCAATTGGCCAAGAGGCGCGTGATTTACTCCTGAACAAAGCTGGCATATCCCTTAATCAAGTGGCTAAAACAATCGGAACTGGTTATGGTAGAATTCACATGCCTTATGCAGACAAAACAACGAATGAACTTACTTGTCATGGAAAAGGAGTTCATTTCCTATATCCAGATGCTGGGGCAGTCATCGATATTGGTGGACAGGACAGCAAAGTAATATTGTTAGATGAACGAGGTAGAGTTCGTGACTTTCTACTAAATGATAAATGTGCGGCTGGTACTGGACGCTTTCTGCAAGTGACTTCTCAAGCCCTAGGGATTGATTTAGATGAAATTGATTATGTGACAGAAGGTCAACAACCAGTGGAAATTGGCAGTATGTGCGCGGTTTTTGCAGAGACAGAGGTGCTGAACTTAATCGTACATGGTCACGCTCCAGGGGCAGTTCTTGCAGGAGTACTGAAATCTATCGCAGTCAGGATGACGGCTATGGCAGCAAAGCTATATTCCGGGAATGAAATTGTTTTCACGGGGGGACTTGCGAACAGTTTTATGTTACGAAAAATGTTTGCGAATCAATCGGGCTGGACTGTGTATGTACCAAAGCAACCACAAATTATGGGGGCTTTAGGTGCTGCTGTCATAGGTTATGAGATGATCTAA
- a CDS encoding YdjY domain-containing protein — protein sequence MKKSFLFVSLAIILVFGLVLVGCGSKDAGSNAPQTPAQEATDANEVTEQNPLVINKENKSISVYGKVNGKYLVEPTRHGFNFHEGKYGDQAIFVAYANPLDVHDALVEIGAVPGNNLDLTAESDNKFIEGQDLDVTITWENAGKEYNMNEVLVDSNNQPFAFKFGGNYDRAKEIFTGCLLCLDSCPVGITSNSSHPTKTFADKKGEFRGNKDVLPGDGTGVVITYTIK from the coding sequence ATGAAAAAGAGCTTTTTATTCGTAAGTCTAGCAATTATTTTAGTTTTTGGTCTAGTATTAGTAGGTTGTGGTTCTAAAGATGCGGGTTCAAATGCACCGCAAACTCCTGCTCAAGAAGCTACTGATGCAAATGAAGTAACAGAACAAAATCCATTAGTGATTAACAAAGAAAACAAATCAATTTCTGTATATGGAAAAGTAAACGGTAAGTATTTAGTAGAACCAACTCGTCATGGTTTTAACTTCCATGAAGGTAAATACGGAGATCAGGCAATTTTCGTTGCGTATGCAAATCCATTAGACGTGCATGATGCTTTAGTTGAAATTGGTGCTGTACCTGGTAACAATTTAGACCTTACAGCAGAGTCTGATAACAAGTTTATCGAAGGTCAAGATTTAGATGTAACGATTACTTGGGAAAACGCTGGCAAAGAGTACAACATGAATGAAGTATTAGTTGATTCCAATAACCAACCGTTCGCATTTAAATTCGGTGGCAACTATGACCGTGCGAAAGAAATCTTCACAGGCTGCTTACTTTGCTTAGATAGCTGCCCAGTTGGTATTACAAGTAACAGCTCTCACCCAACAAAGACTTTTGCTGACAAAAAAGGTGAGTTCCGTGGAAATAAAGATGTTCTACCTGGTGACGGCACTGGCGTAGTTATCACGTACACAATTAAGTAA
- a CDS encoding double-cubane-cluster-containing anaerobic reductase, with protein sequence MRPQAMEYFDQLIANSAVDIKNVKEQGRKVVGYYCVFSPIELIEATGALPVGLCATKQEPIADGEKVLPRNLCPLIKSSYGFAASGKCPFFHFADVIVAETTCDGKKKMYELMTKLKPLMVMDIPNTSNYERRVEHWVGEIQRLKGFLEDQLEAEVTEERLRDTIRIYNQERRDVMELVALNKHNPAPMSGIDLLKVLWGRSFQINREEFSANLAKLTEEVKGIIENRADSDRVSNKPRILVTGSPTGVGQEKVMKIIEESGGQVILQEACSGIKGFVDLIDEEIDPYIALAKKYMDIPCSCLSPNPRRMELTSQLCKDYQIDGVVDITLQACHTYNIESYSLKEHLRENDNIPLLQIETDYSQSDVQQIKLRVDTFLEMLQE encoded by the coding sequence ATGAGACCACAAGCAATGGAATATTTTGACCAATTAATCGCAAATAGTGCAGTGGATATCAAGAATGTTAAAGAGCAAGGACGAAAGGTTGTCGGATATTACTGTGTATTCTCCCCAATAGAGTTAATTGAGGCTACAGGGGCTCTACCAGTAGGATTATGTGCTACAAAACAAGAGCCTATTGCGGATGGGGAGAAGGTTCTGCCGCGCAATTTATGTCCACTCATTAAATCTAGCTATGGATTCGCTGCAAGTGGAAAATGTCCTTTCTTCCATTTTGCCGATGTGATTGTAGCAGAGACAACTTGCGATGGGAAGAAAAAAATGTATGAACTGATGACGAAGCTAAAGCCGTTGATGGTCATGGATATTCCAAATACATCGAATTACGAGCGAAGAGTTGAGCACTGGGTAGGAGAAATTCAAAGGTTAAAAGGATTTCTAGAAGATCAATTAGAAGCAGAAGTGACAGAAGAAAGACTACGTGATACAATTCGCATCTATAATCAAGAACGCAGGGATGTAATGGAGCTTGTCGCATTAAACAAGCATAACCCTGCGCCAATGTCTGGAATCGACTTGTTAAAAGTATTGTGGGGTAGAAGCTTCCAAATCAATCGCGAGGAATTCTCTGCTAACCTAGCGAAGCTTACTGAAGAGGTAAAAGGTATCATAGAAAATCGCGCGGATAGTGATCGAGTTTCGAATAAACCAAGAATTCTCGTGACAGGTTCTCCGACAGGTGTTGGTCAGGAAAAGGTTATGAAAATCATTGAAGAATCTGGCGGTCAAGTAATCCTTCAAGAAGCCTGTAGCGGGATTAAGGGATTTGTTGACTTAATTGACGAAGAAATCGACCCATATATTGCCCTTGCGAAAAAGTATATGGATATCCCTTGTTCTTGTTTATCGCCAAATCCTAGAAGGATGGAGCTCACTAGCCAGCTGTGCAAAGATTATCAAATTGATGGCGTTGTGGATATTACACTACAGGCTTGCCATACGTATAATATCGAGTCTTACTCGTTAAAAGAACATTTACGAGAAAACGATAATATTCCATTGCTACAGATTGAGACAGATTACAGTCAGTCGGATGTGCAGCAAATTAAGCTACGAGTAGATACTTTCCTAGAAATGCTACAAGAGTAA
- a CDS encoding DUF3343 domain-containing protein, giving the protein MKLVIFPTVHWTLTAEKALKSAAINHHVVPVPPYVNEGCGLGIKISDDLENAAMDVFYKENIEIEKVITQ; this is encoded by the coding sequence TTGAAATTGGTTATCTTTCCTACAGTACATTGGACGTTAACCGCCGAAAAGGCTTTAAAGTCAGCAGCGATAAATCATCACGTCGTACCTGTGCCGCCATATGTGAATGAAGGCTGTGGTCTGGGGATTAAAATATCAGATGATTTAGAGAATGCTGCAATGGATGTTTTTTACAAAGAAAATATTGAAATTGAAAAAGTAATTACTCAATAA
- a CDS encoding aminotransferase class V-fold PLP-dependent enzyme: MIYLDNAATSWPKPEQVYVAMDQALREGGNAGRGGNAKSLAASRGLLETRLLLARLFHIPTPERIAFTQNVTEALNLALKGFLQQGDHVIISSFEHNSVFRVLEFMRRTIDLTYTIVDCLGLSDEQLIEEFRRTINSSTRMIATTHASNVTGTILPIAKIGTLAKEYGLTYLVDSAQTAGILPIDVEEMNIDILAFTGHKGLLGPQGTGGLYVKKGITLNPLLHGGTGSRSALLIQPQEYPEMLESGTRNIPGIIGLGVGVQYCLEHMESMRDHETTLVTKILHYMDRNPRIEYYGPRDAEHRVGLISFNLHHKPADEVGYILEQQFGIATRVGLHCAPLAHKSIGTLEPGAVRVSVGPFTTEEEVEQLLRALEVILS; the protein is encoded by the coding sequence TTGATATATTTAGACAACGCAGCAACGAGTTGGCCAAAACCAGAGCAAGTTTATGTTGCGATGGACCAAGCGCTACGCGAAGGTGGAAATGCTGGAAGAGGTGGGAATGCAAAATCTTTGGCAGCTAGTCGTGGTTTACTAGAGACGAGATTGTTATTAGCACGGTTATTCCACATACCAACACCTGAGAGGATTGCCTTTACACAAAATGTCACAGAGGCCCTAAATCTAGCATTGAAGGGATTCTTACAACAGGGTGATCATGTCATCATTAGCTCCTTTGAGCATAATTCCGTGTTTCGTGTTCTAGAGTTTATGCGACGAACGATCGATCTAACGTATACAATAGTAGATTGTTTAGGATTATCGGATGAACAGCTTATAGAAGAGTTTCGTCGTACTATCAACTCAAGTACAAGAATGATTGCTACAACCCATGCATCGAATGTAACAGGCACAATCCTACCAATCGCTAAGATAGGTACTCTTGCGAAAGAATACGGTTTAACGTACTTAGTAGATTCTGCACAAACAGCTGGGATTCTTCCGATTGATGTTGAGGAAATGAATATTGATATACTTGCGTTTACTGGTCATAAAGGGCTTTTAGGTCCTCAAGGGACTGGTGGGTTGTATGTGAAAAAGGGAATCACACTAAACCCGTTACTCCATGGTGGCACGGGAAGTCGTTCCGCATTACTTATACAGCCGCAAGAGTACCCAGAAATGCTAGAAAGCGGCACCAGAAACATACCGGGAATCATTGGACTTGGGGTTGGGGTTCAGTATTGTTTAGAGCATATGGAATCTATGCGCGACCACGAAACAACTTTGGTGACAAAAATTTTGCACTATATGGATCGAAATCCGAGAATTGAATATTACGGCCCTAGAGATGCTGAACATCGAGTTGGCCTTATAAGTTTTAATTTACACCATAAGCCGGCAGACGAAGTGGGGTATATTTTGGAGCAGCAATTCGGAATTGCTACAAGGGTTGGTCTTCATTGCGCGCCTTTAGCACATAAGTCCATTGGAACATTAGAACCTGGGGCAGTACGCGTAAGTGTTGGTCCGTTCACAACAGAAGAAGAGGTAGAGCAATTGTTACGAGCGTTGGAGGTGATATTGTCTTGA
- a CDS encoding C-GCAxxG-C-C family (seleno)protein, with translation METVTTAEVAKDKAMEAFKQKSNCCESMIRTSIELLELPIPPEVVNMGRFFQKGVAGSGCVCGALAGGMMILGYVLHDHPRGLEAAKKFEQGFREQNSSTCCRVIHKKQGMLNKITGSGCCSLTGNSAELLFSIIEEYKGE, from the coding sequence ATGGAGACTGTAACAACAGCAGAAGTAGCGAAGGATAAAGCAATGGAAGCGTTTAAACAAAAGAGCAATTGCTGTGAAAGTATGATTCGGACATCTATTGAACTACTAGAGTTACCAATTCCGCCCGAGGTTGTGAATATGGGAAGATTTTTCCAAAAGGGAGTTGCAGGTTCAGGGTGTGTCTGCGGTGCGCTAGCGGGCGGTATGATGATTCTAGGATACGTATTGCATGATCATCCTCGAGGTCTTGAGGCAGCGAAGAAATTTGAGCAAGGATTCCGTGAACAAAACAGTTCTACCTGTTGCCGTGTCATTCATAAGAAGCAAGGTATGTTGAACAAGATTACAGGGAGTGGCTGCTGTTCTCTAACTGGCAATTCTGCAGAATTATTGTTTTCCATTATAGAAGAGTATAAAGGGGAGTGA
- a CDS encoding lysylphosphatidylglycerol synthase transmembrane domain-containing protein, with protein sequence MDSTRKRIGLAVRIMVSIGVLLYLFYRIDWQDVTRNIQSADYKFIVAAFFATQLAIFISGIKWHILCKSTSNVGFWESLRWYYIGFFFSNFLPGSIGGDAPRIYYASKKMGLANAVASITVERVFAGIALVLTALIGFIGAQSMTEFSYHLVILTGVFAILYIMLFNNSVIRFMTRRFGKSIQNFYQTIDHYKNQKRLLWKLLAYSVAFQFCFVWITDLLYRALGVEVNFLYQLAFVAIISAITMIPVSVNGLGVREGSYSYFFAIIGIAEATSITVSLLFYVIVLLATSVGGLFWIIEKKESKEIATNFKAESLIQ encoded by the coding sequence ATGGATTCTACACGTAAGAGGATTGGTTTAGCAGTCCGCATTATGGTATCAATAGGAGTCTTATTATACCTCTTTTATCGAATCGATTGGCAAGACGTAACAAGAAATATTCAAAGTGCAGACTACAAGTTTATTGTAGCTGCATTTTTTGCTACTCAATTGGCGATCTTTATCAGCGGAATTAAATGGCATATTTTATGCAAATCGACATCGAATGTCGGTTTCTGGGAAAGCCTACGCTGGTACTATATTGGTTTTTTCTTTAGTAATTTCCTTCCTGGCAGTATTGGTGGTGATGCGCCACGCATCTACTATGCTAGCAAAAAAATGGGTCTAGCCAATGCAGTCGCATCGATTACTGTGGAGAGAGTTTTTGCAGGGATTGCGTTAGTGCTTACGGCATTGATTGGCTTTATTGGGGCTCAGAGTATGACGGAATTCTCCTATCATCTAGTGATATTAACGGGAGTTTTCGCGATCCTATATATTATGCTTTTTAATAATAGTGTGATCCGTTTTATGACTAGGCGCTTTGGGAAAAGCATTCAAAACTTCTACCAAACGATTGATCATTATAAAAATCAAAAACGACTATTGTGGAAATTACTAGCCTATTCTGTGGCATTCCAGTTTTGTTTCGTATGGATCACAGACTTGCTCTACCGGGCATTAGGGGTAGAAGTGAACTTTCTTTATCAGCTGGCTTTTGTAGCTATAATATCAGCCATTACAATGATTCCAGTCTCAGTGAATGGCTTAGGTGTAAGGGAAGGTTCTTACTCGTACTTCTTTGCCATAATTGGAATTGCTGAGGCGACATCTATTACAGTATCTCTGCTATTTTATGTGATAGTATTACTCGCCACGTCAGTTGGAGGGCTGTTCTGGATTATCGAAAAAAAGGAAAGCAAAGAAATTGCTACGAATTTCAAAGCAGAATCTTTAATTCAATAA
- a CDS encoding ABC transporter permease: MRNGLQMWRVAKPYFYIAPAFLIIMMFLIAGVGEALLQSLGRLPFLHNQNLSFATYERMFSGRWFLPSLLLTLRVSVISTIISGVIGLAIAYFFMNRPIVYLLPFAIPHIVAAYMIFLLFTSGGLISGLLYQMGVIDSMHQFPVLVHDSFGVGIILAFVWKEAPFIAVFVAAAWKQIDQDWSLSAANLGANRWQTFRYVTFPMLLPAWWSAMLIAFAFTLTSFEIPYILGITFPKFLSVYAYDYFTHPNLAHRSMAMAINLLLSAIAIVIAFLYFRMQRRWDT, encoded by the coding sequence ATGAGGAATGGCTTACAAATGTGGCGGGTCGCTAAACCGTACTTTTATATTGCACCAGCATTTTTAATTATTATGATGTTTCTTATAGCAGGCGTTGGAGAAGCTCTTTTACAGAGCTTAGGGCGCCTGCCTTTTCTTCATAACCAGAATCTTTCCTTCGCTACCTATGAGAGGATGTTCTCTGGGCGATGGTTTTTGCCGTCTTTATTGTTAACCTTAAGAGTGTCGGTCATTTCTACTATTATATCTGGCGTCATCGGTCTAGCGATTGCGTACTTCTTTATGAATCGACCAATTGTATATTTATTACCGTTTGCAATTCCGCATATTGTAGCTGCGTATATGATTTTTCTATTGTTTACTTCAGGTGGTTTAATTTCAGGGTTATTGTATCAAATGGGAGTCATAGATTCGATGCATCAGTTCCCAGTACTTGTTCACGACTCCTTCGGTGTTGGGATTATCCTTGCTTTTGTATGGAAGGAAGCACCGTTTATAGCAGTGTTCGTTGCGGCAGCGTGGAAACAGATTGATCAAGACTGGAGTCTCTCTGCGGCTAATTTAGGGGCTAATCGTTGGCAGACCTTTCGTTATGTTACGTTTCCGATGTTGTTACCAGCTTGGTGGAGTGCTATGTTGATTGCCTTTGCATTTACTTTAACTTCATTTGAGATACCGTATATTTTAGGCATTACATTTCCGAAGTTTCTATCGGTGTATGCGTATGACTATTTCACACATCCAAATCTTGCGCATCGCTCAATGGCGATGGCGATTAACTTGCTATTATCTGCAATTGCGATTGTGATTGCATTTCTATATTTTCGAATGCAAAGACGGTGGGATACATGA